The genomic stretch GGGAGTATCCTCAGTGAGTTCCTTGAGCACCCCAAGGAAAACAGGCTCAGTTATAGTCCTAGCAAATgagcattttataattttgactCTAAAACAGAAATCAACTTTTTTGTGGAACCTTTGTTTATTCTTCTAAAGTGGCATTCCCTACTCAAACTTTCTACTTCTGCTCAATGTCCTCCGTTCTGCAGCCTGTTAATCCGGTAGGGCAATTTCCATGTATCTCAGTTACAGAGATACATCATCTGTGATTATCACCTCTTTTCGCCAAGACCAAGTAATAGGGACAGGAGAGAGAGTGAAGAGAAGGTTTCTAGCTCCCTTGAATCTTGGTTTGAGTAAAAACTCCTGACCCTCACCTCACGTGACTGTATTTGAAATTTACAAGCTTAGGAGAATGGTTAGGTAATAGGTATAATCAGGCATGGCCACAGACAAGAACCTGATTTAAGCATGGTGTCAAGGATTGCACCGTGTGTATAATGGTCTATTGCTCTGTAATTCTTGGTGTGTTGTTATAATAATATATCATGCCGAGGCACAATCTGCAATTTAATAATAGATTCACTTGCTAAATTATCAAGCTTAAGTTCTATTCTTTTAGTCTAGATGCATGACTAATTTCTGATTCACTGTTTTCCCCAACTGTACACAGATgatatgtttgaaaatatttttaagtgaaacaaTAGGATATaagccaaaataataaatgtgtgaaAAGTGATAGATTTTCTTTCTAGAATGCTGAgccaaatttaataaaatattataatttttataatatacatattatataaatattataagtttataatataaaaattgtgtaaaatattagaaaattttaattaggaaaaaatatttcaagactTTGTTTTAGGGCTACCAGCTATAGATGGCTTATTTTCTTTAAGGGAAAAGCTAAATCATCATtgaggttgtttttgtttttaatttttcaaaatggtttCTCTATATGTTGGCTGACAAGTTTACTTGCATATATTCTCTATAGGTATTTACCTTTAAATTGAAATCACACCAGCAATTCTCAAACTCTTTCTTATGCTGGAAACATGTTGGCTTATAGACGGATATAAATGAGGATGCAAAATCATGTGGCTTTCAACTTGTATTGCGAAGCTTTGTTGCAGTGGGCAGGAATCCAGGAATGGTGTTTGGTTGTTTTCTCAGAGTTAGATGGTTGCCATCTGGCATTGATAGTGAGATGGTGTTGTCATCAGTTTCTAGATGCAGGAAAGGAATGATCCTCATCTGTTTCCTGTGGATAAGCAAGAGGTTGATAATCTAGTAAAATCTTGTTACCTTAAAGAAAGCAGACGTGGAATTTGTTTACATAATGCTCgccagtttctccttttatgttaaTAATATAGCTTGCTAGTGAACTTCAGCTTTgaaggattttaaaatgtatttgatcGCATTCTAATAGCATCTTATTTGAATACCTCAATAAGATTCTTAACCAGACCTATTCTAATAGAATCACTATCTCCACCAACCCTACTCCATGGTCCTTACTTGTCGGCATTTATGAAAAGTCTTGCTCCTTTGGAGAGTGAAAAGCTTTTGCGATGTCTTCTAATCATGAATGATAGACTAGAATTGTtttgaaaagtcagaaagaggtTTCACAGTCTATTTAAGACGTCTCATTTTCCACTTGGATGTTAAGAAAGTGACAGAAGTAAGAGTGTACACTTGCTGCAAACATGGTTAAAAAAAACCACCTAATAGAAGGTAGAGTTACTTTATGGATAGCTCGCTAAGGTTATATCTGGCTTTCAGGCTTGTTTGTCTTCTCTTTGTTACTCATAAATCTTTCAGCATTTACCATAATCATTTATCACTTttcctgtttccagtttttcacaaGTTGCTTTGTCTCCGCTCACCTCAAAGTACAGGTCCTGTTTGGCTAAGGAAGTTCATGCCGCTGAAGCTTtagcaaaaggaagaaatggcGGGCCACCTCTTGAACTTTCCAAACAAAATACACTATTACATTCTGACCCTGTGaaactctcattttttttcttgatcctGGCTGATCCTAGCCACATGTAATATCTAGTCATACCCTTCTAACATCTAATAATCCATTTTCTGGTCTATGCTATTCGAATCTTACAGTTATTGAAGAAATCCTGGTTGTCTTTTATTACACAAGACATAATTATTAttgtgttttctgtcttctttcatgtgcttactttttaatatttttttgctgAATGCAATAAGGTCTGTATCAATAAGAACCCCATAAAAGATTTTGGCCTGCAGAATTGCCTTTTCctataaaaacaagcaaaatgcagagggaattttttattaaatattagacATCTGGGTTGACTGCattaattttaaatcattcttGTAATATTTCCTCTTTTCATTTGGTCCTTCAGTTGCTCACATAATATGCAAATCATTTTAGAATGAATAcaaaagaaacattaaatatattaaaatctgcattttaataaaattgtcaATGCATAATATATACCTTGCTCCTAAGGAAGAATGATAAAAAGTAATAAAGGGGTAATTTAGACATCGAACtatttaatattgttttatattttacaagCCAGCAAAAAGTCAACGTAGAAGAAAAGCTTTGGGCTCAGATTTGAAAGTGTTCCATCCAAATAGtctctcctccttttcttcccctcaCAAGGTTCGGGTTGGCCCCGCCCTGTGTACTTGTTGAAAGAGTACAGTAAACTCGTTCTTGAACTCTCGacctggaaagtgaaaagttccCATCTTCTCGTTGCAGATGGAGTGGATGTAGAGGATGACCCCACTTGCTCCTGGCCAGCTTCCTCACCTTCGAGCAAGGACCAGACTTCCCCCAGCCACGGAGAAGGTTGCGAttttggagaggaagaaggtggCCCCGGACTCCCGTACCCGTGCCAGTTCTGTGACAAGTCATTCAGCCGTCTCAGCTACCTAAAGCACCATGAGCAGAGTCACAGCGACAAGCTGCCTTTCAAGTGCACCTACTGCAGCCGGCTGTTCAAACACAAGCGGAGCCGAGACCGCCACATCAAACTCCACACCGGGGACAAGAAGTACCACTGCAGTGAGTGCGACGCCGCCTTCTCCAGAAGTGATCACCTGAAGATCCACTTGAAGACTCACACGTCCAACAAGCCATATAAATGTGCCATTTGTCGCCGTGGGTTCCTGTCTTCTAGTTCCTTACACGGGCACATGCAGGTCCACGAGAGGAACAAGGACGGCTCCCAGTCGGGTTCCAGGATGGAGGACTGGAAGATGAAGGACACTCAGAAGTGCAGTCAGTGCGAGGAAGGCTTTGACTTCCCAGAAGACCTCCAAAAGCACATCGCTGAGTGCCACCCCGAGTGCTCCCCGAACGAGGACCGGGCGGCCCTCCAGTGTGTCTACTGCCACGAGCTCTTCGTGGAGGAGACGTCCCTGATGAACCACATGGAGCAGATGCACGGCGGGGAGAAGAAGAACTCCTGCAGCATCTGTTCCGAGAGCTTCCACAGCGTCGAGGAGCTGTACAGCCACATGGACGGTCACCAGCAACCGGAGTCGTGCAACCACAGCAACAGCCCTTCCTTGGTCACCGTGGGCTACACCTCCGTGTCCAGCACGACCCCGGACTCCAACCTCTCGGTGGACAGCTCGACCATGGTGGAAGCCGCCCCACCCATCCCAAAGAGTCGGGGGAGGAAGCGGGCCGCTCAGCAGACCCCGGACATGACTGTCCCCTCGAGTAAACAGGCGAAGGTCACCTACAGCTGTATTTACTGCAACAAGCAGTTGTTTTCCAGTCTGGCGGTTCTGCAGATTCACCTGAAAACTATGCATTTAGATAAGCCAGAGCAGGCCCACATCTGTCAGTACTGCTTGGAGGTACTGCCCTCCCTCTATAACCTCAATGAACATCTTAAGCAAGTGCATGAAGCTCAGGACCCAGGTCTGATCGTTTCTGCCTTGCCCGCCATAGTCTACCAGTGCAACTTCTGCTCTGAAGTTGTCAACGACCTCAACACCCTTCAGGAACACATCCGATGTTCTCACGGATTTGCGAACCCCGCGGCAAAGGACAGCAATGCTTTCTTCTGTCCCCACTGCTACATGGGGTTCCTCACTGACTCTTCGCTGGAAGAGCATATAAGACAGGTCCATTGTGACCTCAGTGGCTCCCGATTTGGGTCCCCAGTGCTCGGGACTCCGAAAGAGCCAGTCGTAGAAGTCTATTCTTGTTCCTATTGTACAAATTCCCCCATATTCAACAGCGTTCTTAAACTGAACAAGCACATCAAAGAGAATCATAAAAACATTCCCTTGGCCCTGAATTATATCCACAACGGGAAGAAATCCAGGGCCTTGAGTCCCCTGTCACCTGTGGCCATAGAGCAGACATCTCTGAAGATGATGCAGGCGGTAGGAGGGGCGCCTGCAAGGCAGGCTGGAGAATATATCTGTAATCAGTGTGGTGCTAAGTACACGTCCCTGGATGGCTTTCAGACTCACCTGAAGACCCACCTGGACACCGTGCTCCCGAAACTGACCTGTCCTCAGTGCAACAAGGAGTTCCCCAACCAAGAGTCCCTGCTGAAGCACGTGACCATTCATTTCATGATCACCTCCACGTACTACATCTGCGAGAGCTGTGACAAGCAGTTCACGTCGGTGGACGACCTGCAGAAACACCTGCTGGACATGCACACCTTCGTCTTCTTCCGCTGCACCCTCTGCCAGGAGGTGTTCGATTCCAAGGTCTCCATCCAACTCCACCTGGCCGTGAAGCACAGTAATGAGAAGAAAGTATATCGCTGCACCTCCTGCAACTGGGACTTCCGCAACGAGACAGACCTGCAGCTGCACGTGAAGCACAACCACCTGGAGAACCAGGGCAAAGTGCACAAGTGCATCTTCTGCGGCGAGTCCTTCGGCACCGAGGTGGAGCTGCAGTGTCACATCACCACGCACAGCAAGAAGTACAACTGCCAGTTCTGCAGCAAGGCCTTCCATGCCATCATCCTGCTGGAGAAGCACCTGCGGGAGAAGCACTGCGTGTTCGACACCAAGACGCCCAACTGTGGCGCCAACGGGGCCTCGGAGCCGGGCCAGAAGGAGGAGGTGGAGTTGCAGACCCTGCTGACCAACAGCCAGGAGTCCCACAACAGCCACGACGGCAGCGAGGAGGACGTGGACACCTCAGAGCCCATGTACGGCTGCGACATCTGCGGGGCGGCCTACACCATGGAGACACTCCTGCAGAACCACCAACTCCGGGACCACAACATCCGGCCGGGGGAGAGCGCCATCGTCAAGAAGAAAGCCGAGCTCATCAAAGGGAACTACAAGTGCAACGTGTGCTCGCGGACCTTCTTCTCGGAGAACGGCCTCCGGGAGCACATGCAGACGCACCTGGGCCCCGTGAAACATTACATGTGCCCCATCTGTGGGGAGCGCTTCCCCTCGCTCTTGACTTTGACTGAACACAAGGTCACGCACAGTAAGAGCCTGGATACAGGAAACTGCCGCATCTGCAAGATGCCATTGCAGAGCGAGGAGGAGTTCCTGGAGCATTGCCAGATGCACCCCGACCTGCGGAACTCCCTGACGGGGTTCCGCTGCGTGGTTTGCATGCAGACGGTGACCTCCACCCTGGAGCTCAAAATCCACGGGACGTTCCACATGCAGAAGACGGGCAACGGGGCCACGGTCCAGGCCACTGGCCGCGGCCCGCACGTCCCCAAACTGTACAAGTGTGCGTCCTGTCTCAAAGAATTCCGTTCCAAGCAAGATCTGGTGAAACTGGACATCAACGGCCTGCCCTACGGTCTGTGTGCCGGCTGCGTGAACCTCAGTAAGAGCGCCAGTCCCGGGGTCAACATCGCTCCCGGCTCCAGTCGACCGGGCCTGGGCCAGACCGAGAACCTGGGGGCCGTGGAGGGCAAGGGCAAGGCCGGCGCCCCCAAGACGCGCTGCTCCAGCTGCAACGTGAAGTTTGAGTCTGAAAGTGAACTCCAGAACCACATTCAAACGGTCCACCGAGAGCTGGTGCCCGACAGCAACAGCACGCAGTTGAAAACGCCGCAAGTCTCGCCCATGCCCAGAATCAGCCCCTCGCAATCGGATGAGGTAACTCGCCTTTTTCTGATGCTTGCCCTTTATCCTCCCCAAACATCCCTTTCCGCTGTAGGTTTACCCTTTCCTCAGCTTTATTCGTTGGCTTATGCAGAGAGGTGCTTTAGATCGAAAGGCAGTGGTGTTCTTCCGCCTGGCCATTAAAAAGGATGGCTTGCTTCTTGGGAAGCAGCAGTTTGGGCTTGAATGGTGCAAAGTAGGACTAATTGCAGACTCCCTAGGATACTGTCTTCTCTGTGACTGAAGAGACCGGCTCTCATGCCAACACCACCTGAGATCTGGAATCTCAGTGTAGTTTCACCACGACTTGAAATCCCCAGATCCGACTTGTGTGTATGGCTGAGGGATAATGACATAAAAGCGAGATGTTATGAGCCGACATGCTGGCTTagagtaaattaaaaagaatatgtatatttgtgGATAACAAATTGGGTAGGGATGGCTTTTTAATATGGCGTTGTCAACCCTCACCGTTTGTCTTTGTCTTCTGGGTGGTGAGGAAGATATTTTCTCACAACAGGAATTTTTAAGAGCCCCTCCATTTATTAAGCTCCACATGTTCCACGTTGGTTTTAAAGGCTCTCTCCCCAAGTCTTCACTCTCTGGATTTGGGTttcaaaatgaacattttcttaGCTGAAGAGTCATTTTGTGTTCCTCCCCTCCACAGTTGAAAAACAAGTTCATTTACAGTGAAATAGTTTTGTAAGTCATCCTTCCTTGAAGCTGAGCCGAGGATGgtttgttttattataatttctttctgctttatcaCCTGGTTTCTAATAGCTCTCTCCCCGTTCCTACCTGTCTGTATCTGGAGAGCCAACCAAAATGAAAACCCCAGGGAGACCCGTCTCTCTTCAGTCTGGGGTCACTGCCTTTTCCTTATCTTGTCTCTGCACTCACCCCCTTTCCAAGGCCCCCTGCAGCTCCCCGCAGATAGCCATCAGTCAGCTGGTAGGGGAGAGCTGAGAAGACGaacacagagcccctgttcccCAGATGTGGGCTCTGTGTGAACAGGCGGACTCCCCAACTTTGAAGTTgctttcccctctctcctccacaAGTAAATCCTCACCTTTCTGTCCTCTAAAGAAATGAAATCTTTTCAAACTGGAAGGACATCATTTTGATAATGGTTCATGACGCGCATGTTGGATCAAATCATTTCTTTGCAAGGAAATATTGCTAGTTGTTATCATATGAACTGAAATGTTTCCCAACTTTTTATATCCATCATGTTTAAACCTAGAGAAAAGTTAAAGGAATAACACAaagaacaggtgtgtgtgtgtttgtgtatccaTGTCACAAATCTGCCAGATAGGAATATTTTGTcagatttttctctgtctttgcaacctttttttta from Bos indicus x Bos taurus breed Angus x Brahman F1 hybrid chromosome 24, Bos_hybrid_MaternalHap_v2.0, whole genome shotgun sequence encodes the following:
- the ZNF521 gene encoding zinc finger protein 521 isoform X1 produces the protein MSRRKQAKPRSLKDPNCKLEDKTEDGEAIDCKKRPEDGEELEDEAVHSCDSCLQVFESLSDITEHKINQCQLTDGVDVEDDPTCSWPASSPSSKDQTSPSHGEGCDFGEEEGGPGLPYPCQFCDKSFSRLSYLKHHEQSHSDKLPFKCTYCSRLFKHKRSRDRHIKLHTGDKKYHCSECDAAFSRSDHLKIHLKTHTSNKPYKCAICRRGFLSSSSLHGHMQVHERNKDGSQSGSRMEDWKMKDTQKCSQCEEGFDFPEDLQKHIAECHPECSPNEDRAALQCVYCHELFVEETSLMNHMEQMHGGEKKNSCSICSESFHSVEELYSHMDGHQQPESCNHSNSPSLVTVGYTSVSSTTPDSNLSVDSSTMVEAAPPIPKSRGRKRAAQQTPDMTVPSSKQAKVTYSCIYCNKQLFSSLAVLQIHLKTMHLDKPEQAHICQYCLEVLPSLYNLNEHLKQVHEAQDPGLIVSALPAIVYQCNFCSEVVNDLNTLQEHIRCSHGFANPAAKDSNAFFCPHCYMGFLTDSSLEEHIRQVHCDLSGSRFGSPVLGTPKEPVVEVYSCSYCTNSPIFNSVLKLNKHIKENHKNIPLALNYIHNGKKSRALSPLSPVAIEQTSLKMMQAVGGAPARQAGEYICNQCGAKYTSLDGFQTHLKTHLDTVLPKLTCPQCNKEFPNQESLLKHVTIHFMITSTYYICESCDKQFTSVDDLQKHLLDMHTFVFFRCTLCQEVFDSKVSIQLHLAVKHSNEKKVYRCTSCNWDFRNETDLQLHVKHNHLENQGKVHKCIFCGESFGTEVELQCHITTHSKKYNCQFCSKAFHAIILLEKHLREKHCVFDTKTPNCGANGASEPGQKEEVELQTLLTNSQESHNSHDGSEEDVDTSEPMYGCDICGAAYTMETLLQNHQLRDHNIRPGESAIVKKKAELIKGNYKCNVCSRTFFSENGLREHMQTHLGPVKHYMCPICGERFPSLLTLTEHKVTHSKSLDTGNCRICKMPLQSEEEFLEHCQMHPDLRNSLTGFRCVVCMQTVTSTLELKIHGTFHMQKTGNGATVQATGRGPHVPKLYKCASCLKEFRSKQDLVKLDINGLPYGLCAGCVNLSKSASPGVNIAPGSSRPGLGQTENLGAVEGKGKAGAPKTRCSSCNVKFESESELQNHIQTVHRELVPDSNSTQLKTPQVSPMPRISPSQSDEKKTYQCIKCQMVFYNEWDIQVHVANHMIDEGLNHECKLCSQTFDSPAKLQCHLIEHSFEGMGGTFKCPVCFTVFVQANKLQQHIFSAHGQEDKIYDCTQCPQKFFFQTELQNHTMTQHSS
- the ZNF521 gene encoding zinc finger protein 521 isoform X3 translates to MSRRKQAKPRSLKDPNCKLEDKTEDGEAIDCKKRPEDGEELEDEAVHSCDSCLQVFESLSDITEHKINQCQLTDGVDVEDDPTCSWPASSPSSKDQTSPSHGEGCDFGEEEGGPGLPYPCQFCDKSFSRLSYLKHHEQSHSDKLPFKCTYCSRLFKHKRSRDRHIKLHTGDKKYHCSECDAAFSRSDHLKIHLKTHTSNKPYKCAICRRGFLSSSSLHGHMQVHERNKDGSQSGSRMEDWKMKDTQKCSQCEEGFDFPEDLQKHIAECHPECSPNEDRAALQCVYCHELFVEETSLMNHMEQMHGGEKKNSCSICSESFHSVEELYSHMDGHQQPESCNHSNSPSLVTVGYTSVSSTTPDSNLSVDSSTMVEAAPPIPKSRGRKRAAQQTPDMTVPSSKQAKVTYSCIYCNKQLFSSLAVLQIHLKTMHLDKPEQAHICQYCLEVLPSLYNLNEHLKQVHEAQDPGLIVSALPAIVYQCNFCSEVVNDLNTLQEHIRCSHGFANPAAKDSNAFFCPHCYMGFLTDSSLEEHIRQVHCDLSGSRFGSPVLGTPKEPVVEVYSCSYCTNSPIFNSVLKLNKHIKENHKNIPLALNYIHNGKKSRALSPLSPVAIEQTSLKMMQAVGGAPARQAGEYICNQCGAKYTSLDGFQTHLKTHLDTVLPKLTCPQCNKEFPNQESLLKHVTIHFMITSTYYICESCDKQFTSVDDLQKHLLDMHTFVFFRCTLCQEVFDSKVSIQLHLAVKHSNEKKVYRCTSCNWDFRNETDLQLHVKHNHLENQGKVHKCIFCGESFGTEVELQCHITTHSKKYNCQFCSKAFHAIILLEKHLREKHCVFDTKTPNCGANGASEPGQKEEVELQTLLTNSQESHNSHDGSEEDVDTSEPMYGCDICGAAYTMETLLQNHQLRDHNIRPGESAIVKKKAELIKGNYKCNVCSRTFFSENGLREHMQTHLGPVKHYMCPICGERFPSLLTLTEHKVTHSKSLDTGNCRICKMPLQSEEEFLEHCQMHPDLRNSLTGFRCVVCMQTVTSTLELKIHGTFHMQKTGNGATVQATGRGPHVPKLYKCASCLKEFRSKQDLVKLDINGLPYGLCAGCVNLSKSASPGVNIAPGSSRPGLGQTENLGAVEGKGKAGAPKTRCSSCNVKFESESELQNHIQTVHRELVPDSNSTQLKTPQVSPMPRISPSQSDEKTYQCIKCQMVFYNEWDIQVHVANHMIDEGLNHECKLCSQTFDSPAKLQCHLIEHSFEGMGGTFKCPVCFTVFVQANKLQQHIFSAHGQEDKIYDCTQCPQKFFFQTELQNHTMTQHSS
- the ZNF521 gene encoding zinc finger protein 521 isoform X2 yields the protein MHIWQGCHSVRKDPNCKLEDKTEDGEAIDCKKRPEDGEELEDEAVHSCDSCLQVFESLSDITEHKINQCQLTDGVDVEDDPTCSWPASSPSSKDQTSPSHGEGCDFGEEEGGPGLPYPCQFCDKSFSRLSYLKHHEQSHSDKLPFKCTYCSRLFKHKRSRDRHIKLHTGDKKYHCSECDAAFSRSDHLKIHLKTHTSNKPYKCAICRRGFLSSSSLHGHMQVHERNKDGSQSGSRMEDWKMKDTQKCSQCEEGFDFPEDLQKHIAECHPECSPNEDRAALQCVYCHELFVEETSLMNHMEQMHGGEKKNSCSICSESFHSVEELYSHMDGHQQPESCNHSNSPSLVTVGYTSVSSTTPDSNLSVDSSTMVEAAPPIPKSRGRKRAAQQTPDMTVPSSKQAKVTYSCIYCNKQLFSSLAVLQIHLKTMHLDKPEQAHICQYCLEVLPSLYNLNEHLKQVHEAQDPGLIVSALPAIVYQCNFCSEVVNDLNTLQEHIRCSHGFANPAAKDSNAFFCPHCYMGFLTDSSLEEHIRQVHCDLSGSRFGSPVLGTPKEPVVEVYSCSYCTNSPIFNSVLKLNKHIKENHKNIPLALNYIHNGKKSRALSPLSPVAIEQTSLKMMQAVGGAPARQAGEYICNQCGAKYTSLDGFQTHLKTHLDTVLPKLTCPQCNKEFPNQESLLKHVTIHFMITSTYYICESCDKQFTSVDDLQKHLLDMHTFVFFRCTLCQEVFDSKVSIQLHLAVKHSNEKKVYRCTSCNWDFRNETDLQLHVKHNHLENQGKVHKCIFCGESFGTEVELQCHITTHSKKYNCQFCSKAFHAIILLEKHLREKHCVFDTKTPNCGANGASEPGQKEEVELQTLLTNSQESHNSHDGSEEDVDTSEPMYGCDICGAAYTMETLLQNHQLRDHNIRPGESAIVKKKAELIKGNYKCNVCSRTFFSENGLREHMQTHLGPVKHYMCPICGERFPSLLTLTEHKVTHSKSLDTGNCRICKMPLQSEEEFLEHCQMHPDLRNSLTGFRCVVCMQTVTSTLELKIHGTFHMQKTGNGATVQATGRGPHVPKLYKCASCLKEFRSKQDLVKLDINGLPYGLCAGCVNLSKSASPGVNIAPGSSRPGLGQTENLGAVEGKGKAGAPKTRCSSCNVKFESESELQNHIQTVHRELVPDSNSTQLKTPQVSPMPRISPSQSDEKKTYQCIKCQMVFYNEWDIQVHVANHMIDEGLNHECKLCSQTFDSPAKLQCHLIEHSFEGMGGTFKCPVCFTVFVQANKLQQHIFSAHGQEDKIYDCTQCPQKFFFQTELQNHTMTQHSS
- the ZNF521 gene encoding zinc finger protein 521 isoform X4, coding for MQVHERNKDGSQSGSRMEDWKMKDTQKCSQCEEGFDFPEDLQKHIAECHPECSPNEDRAALQCVYCHELFVEETSLMNHMEQMHGGEKKNSCSICSESFHSVEELYSHMDGHQQPESCNHSNSPSLVTVGYTSVSSTTPDSNLSVDSSTMVEAAPPIPKSRGRKRAAQQTPDMTVPSSKQAKVTYSCIYCNKQLFSSLAVLQIHLKTMHLDKPEQAHICQYCLEVLPSLYNLNEHLKQVHEAQDPGLIVSALPAIVYQCNFCSEVVNDLNTLQEHIRCSHGFANPAAKDSNAFFCPHCYMGFLTDSSLEEHIRQVHCDLSGSRFGSPVLGTPKEPVVEVYSCSYCTNSPIFNSVLKLNKHIKENHKNIPLALNYIHNGKKSRALSPLSPVAIEQTSLKMMQAVGGAPARQAGEYICNQCGAKYTSLDGFQTHLKTHLDTVLPKLTCPQCNKEFPNQESLLKHVTIHFMITSTYYICESCDKQFTSVDDLQKHLLDMHTFVFFRCTLCQEVFDSKVSIQLHLAVKHSNEKKVYRCTSCNWDFRNETDLQLHVKHNHLENQGKVHKCIFCGESFGTEVELQCHITTHSKKYNCQFCSKAFHAIILLEKHLREKHCVFDTKTPNCGANGASEPGQKEEVELQTLLTNSQESHNSHDGSEEDVDTSEPMYGCDICGAAYTMETLLQNHQLRDHNIRPGESAIVKKKAELIKGNYKCNVCSRTFFSENGLREHMQTHLGPVKHYMCPICGERFPSLLTLTEHKVTHSKSLDTGNCRICKMPLQSEEEFLEHCQMHPDLRNSLTGFRCVVCMQTVTSTLELKIHGTFHMQKTGNGATVQATGRGPHVPKLYKCASCLKEFRSKQDLVKLDINGLPYGLCAGCVNLSKSASPGVNIAPGSSRPGLGQTENLGAVEGKGKAGAPKTRCSSCNVKFESESELQNHIQTVHRELVPDSNSTQLKTPQVSPMPRISPSQSDEKKTYQCIKCQMVFYNEWDIQVHVANHMIDEGLNHECKLCSQTFDSPAKLQCHLIEHSFEGMGGTFKCPVCFTVFVQANKLQQHIFSAHGQEDKIYDCTQCPQKFFFQTELQNHTMTQHSS